A region of Cellulophaga sp. RHA19 DNA encodes the following proteins:
- a CDS encoding head GIN domain-containing protein, with protein sequence MKMITRRQIKNIGLQITSKSILLYTLTLVLVYGCNSENASDCFQNAGDTIREEIVVEPFTTITVFENSALVIKEGPVQKVEVETGEYLRSDIDAKVVDGKLILTNTNGCNYTRDYGLTTFYVTAPNLTSIRSSTGFDISSDGVLSYPSLALLSEDFGDSEADFTTGSFTLELLDTKVSIVSNGAAYFDLKGTAESLNVVFAAGDSRLNAENLITKSINVNHRSSNDILVNPQESISGTIRGVGDVISYYKPANINVEELYKGKLIFKE encoded by the coding sequence ATGAAGATGATTACAAGAAGACAGATTAAAAATATAGGATTGCAAATTACAAGTAAATCAATTTTGCTATACACTTTAACACTTGTTTTAGTGTATGGTTGCAATAGCGAAAATGCATCTGATTGTTTTCAGAATGCAGGAGATACCATAAGAGAAGAAATTGTGGTAGAACCTTTTACAACTATTACTGTTTTTGAAAATTCAGCTTTAGTTATAAAGGAAGGTCCAGTACAAAAAGTTGAGGTAGAAACAGGAGAATATTTGCGTAGTGATATTGATGCTAAAGTTGTAGATGGTAAATTGATACTTACCAATACAAACGGATGTAATTATACTAGAGACTATGGTTTAACTACTTTTTATGTTACCGCACCAAACTTAACATCTATACGTAGTAGTACTGGTTTTGATATTAGTAGTGATGGGGTTTTAAGTTATCCAAGTTTAGCTCTTTTATCTGAAGATTTTGGAGATTCTGAAGCAGACTTTACTACCGGATCTTTTACTTTAGAGTTGTTAGATACTAAAGTGTCTATAGTTTCTAACGGTGCTGCTTATTTTGATTTGAAAGGAACGGCAGAAAGTTTAAATGTTGTTTTTGCAGCAGGTGACTCTAGGCTTAATGCAGAAAATTTAATAACTAAAAGTATAAATGTAAACCACAGAAGCTCTAATGATATATTGGTAAATCCGCAAGAGAGTATTTCTGGTACAATTAGAGGTGTTG
- a CDS encoding acyloxyacyl hydrolase has protein sequence MNIRILFVALFSVGCFAQQKSKIVIDASQFYGSIALHNNSIAHLISAHPAGLILSYNKKTFGDEAWEQLYNYPDLGYSFIYQDMNNSTLGKNYGAYAHYNFYFFKRNVQLRVGQGIAYTTNPYDKVTNFRNNAYGSDILSSTYAMVNYHKENIYKGLGFKAGLTLVHYSNANFKAPNTSTNTIALNAGLTYDLDGGEKLPYKTITDTTNYNQPIHLNVAFRGGVNESDVIGLGQSPFYILSAYADKRIGRKSGFQLGADVFFSKFLKELITYNSIAFPEKNVDANDDYKRVGVFVGHELYINQMSVVTQLGYYVYYPFDFEGRMYNRMGLKRYFGDKMFAAVTLKSHAAKAEAVEFGVGIRF, from the coding sequence ATGAATATAAGAATCCTTTTTGTTGCTTTGTTTTCTGTGGGATGTTTTGCCCAGCAGAAAAGTAAAATAGTAATAGATGCTAGTCAGTTTTACGGCTCTATTGCATTACATAATAATAGTATTGCACACTTAATATCTGCGCATCCGGCTGGTTTAATTTTAAGTTACAATAAAAAAACTTTTGGAGATGAGGCTTGGGAACAATTGTATAATTATCCAGATTTAGGGTACTCGTTTATTTACCAAGATATGAATAATAGCACCTTGGGTAAAAACTATGGTGCGTATGCACATTATAACTTCTATTTTTTTAAAAGAAATGTACAGCTTAGAGTGGGGCAAGGTATTGCCTATACTACAAACCCTTATGATAAAGTAACTAACTTTAGAAACAATGCATATGGGTCTGATATTTTAAGTAGTACTTACGCAATGGTTAATTACCATAAAGAAAATATTTATAAAGGTTTGGGTTTTAAAGCCGGGCTAACATTGGTACACTATTCTAATGCAAATTTTAAGGCGCCAAATACATCTACAAACACCATTGCATTAAATGCAGGTTTAACGTATGACTTAGATGGAGGTGAGAAATTACCATATAAGACCATTACAGATACTACAAATTACAACCAACCTATACATTTAAATGTTGCCTTTAGAGGAGGTGTTAATGAGAGTGATGTTATTGGTTTAGGACAGTCTCCTTTTTATATTTTATCGGCTTATGCAGATAAAAGAATTGGAAGAAAAAGTGGGTTTCAGTTAGGTGCAGATGTTTTCTTTTCTAAGTTTTTAAAGGAGTTAATAACATACAATTCTATTGCTTTTCCAGAGAAAAATGTAGATGCTAATGACGATTATAAACGTGTAGGTGTTTTTGTTGGTCACGAGTTATATATTAACCAAATGTCTGTAGTAACACAGTTAGGTTATTATGTGTATTATCCGTTTGATTTTGAAGGAAGAATGTACAATAGAATGGGATTGAAACGTTACTTTGGCGATAAAATGTTTGCAGCTGTAACTTTAAAATCTCATGCAGCTAAAGCAGAGGCAGTGGAATTTGGAGTTGGAATCCGTTTTTAA
- the metF gene encoding methylenetetrahydrofolate reductase [NAD(P)H], whose amino-acid sequence MKVTDHIKNANGKTLFSFEIIPPVKGRNIQELYGNIDPLMEFKPPFIDVTTSREEYIYIDRDGLLDKKLTRMRPGTVGICASIKHKYDVDTVPHVLCGGFTREETEYLLVDCHYLGIDNVMALRGDAMREEQYFEPTKGGHKYAVSLVDQIQKLNCGSYLHEVIETDNCADFCIGVAGYPEKHMEAPSLLTDLKRLKQKVDAGADYVVTQMFFDNNKYFEFVKAAKDFGINVPIIPGIKPIAVKKHLQLLPQVFKIDVPQDLVDAVEDCKDNKAVRQVGIDWAVQQSKELKAAGVPVLHYYSMGKSDNIKAISKELF is encoded by the coding sequence ATGAAAGTAACCGACCATATTAAAAACGCAAACGGAAAAACATTGTTTTCTTTTGAGATTATACCGCCTGTAAAGGGTAGAAATATTCAGGAATTGTACGGAAATATAGATCCTTTAATGGAGTTTAAACCACCCTTTATAGATGTTACTACGTCTAGAGAAGAGTATATTTATATAGACCGTGATGGTTTGTTAGATAAAAAACTTACACGTATGCGTCCGGGGACGGTAGGTATTTGCGCGTCTATAAAACATAAATATGATGTAGATACCGTGCCACATGTTTTATGTGGTGGTTTTACTAGAGAAGAAACCGAGTATTTGTTAGTAGATTGCCATTATTTGGGTATTGATAATGTTATGGCATTACGAGGAGATGCTATGCGAGAAGAGCAGTATTTTGAACCTACAAAAGGAGGGCATAAATATGCGGTTAGTTTGGTAGATCAAATACAGAAACTTAATTGCGGATCTTACTTACATGAGGTTATAGAGACCGATAATTGTGCTGATTTTTGTATTGGGGTTGCAGGTTACCCAGAAAAGCATATGGAAGCACCATCTTTATTAACAGACTTAAAACGCTTAAAACAAAAAGTAGATGCAGGTGCAGATTACGTAGTTACACAAATGTTTTTTGATAATAATAAGTATTTTGAGTTTGTAAAAGCAGCTAAAGATTTTGGAATTAATGTGCCAATTATACCAGGTATAAAACCAATTGCTGTTAAAAAACATTTACAATTACTACCACAAGTTTTTAAAATTGATGTGCCACAAGATTTAGTAGATGCTGTTGAAGACTGTAAGGATAATAAAGCAGTACGCCAAGTTGGTATAGATTGGGCAGTGCAACAATCTAAGGAGTTAAAAGCAGCAGGTGTACCTGTATTGCACTACTACTCTATGGGTAAGTCTGATAATATTAAGGCAATATCAAAGGAACTTTTTTAA
- the metH gene encoding methionine synthase has product MKNEKPKYLKLSGLEPLIVTENTNFINVGERTNVAGSKKFLRLIKEEKFDEALAIARHQVDGGAQIIDINMDDGLIDGKEAMVKFLNLIIAEPDISRVPIMIDSSKWEIIEAGLQVVQGKCVVNSISLKEGEAEFIHHAKLIKRYGAAVIVMAFDEVGQADNYERRIEIAKRSYDVLVNKVNFAPEDIIFDLNIFPVATGMDEHRRNAIDFIEATAWVKENLPHCSVSGGVSNVSFSFRGNNPVREAMHSVFLYHAIQAGMNMGIVNPTMLEVYDDIPKDLLERVEDVMLDRRDDATERLLDFADTVVGKAKESTVDLSWREEPIQNRITRALVKGIDQYIVEDVEAARQSVDKPIEVIEGHLMTGMNVVGDLFGSGKMFLPQVVKSARVMKKAVAYLLPYIEEEKLKNPQEGGSSSAGKILMATVKGDVHDIGKNIVGVVLACNNYEIVDLGVMVPPEKIIQAAKEHNVDVIGLSGLITPSLDEMVFLAKEMERQNFSVPLLIGGATTSKAHTAVKIDPQYKNAVVYVNDASRAVTVVGDLLQKETGEKYKETIKLDYEEFRKQFLKRTKHKEYLPIDAARKNKYKIDWKTSEIIKPNTLGIQVIEEYDLSKLVEFIDWTPFFRSWELHGKFPDILTDEIVGTQATDLFAEAQEMLTKLIDEKLLTAKAIFGLFKANTINDDDIELDTPNGKHTFRTLRQQLKKYAGKPNFALSDFIAPKDAGVDDYMGCFCVSTGFGAEEIAEQYRKDLDDYNSIMVKALADRLAEAFAECLHKDIRTTHWGYASNETLDNEALIKEEYKGIRPAPGYPACPDHLEKPTIWDILKVKETIGVELTDSLAMWPAASVSGYYFANPDARYFGVGKIKEDQVEDFATRKNIELETALKWLAPNIADD; this is encoded by the coding sequence ATGAAAAATGAAAAACCTAAATACTTAAAACTATCCGGACTAGAACCTTTAATTGTTACGGAAAACACCAATTTTATAAATGTTGGTGAGCGTACCAATGTTGCTGGTTCTAAAAAGTTCTTAAGGTTAATAAAAGAAGAAAAGTTTGATGAAGCTTTGGCTATTGCTCGTCACCAAGTAGATGGTGGTGCTCAAATAATAGACATTAATATGGATGACGGACTTATAGATGGCAAAGAGGCTATGGTTAAGTTCCTAAATCTAATTATTGCAGAACCAGATATCTCTAGAGTTCCTATAATGATAGACAGTTCTAAATGGGAAATTATAGAAGCTGGTTTGCAAGTTGTACAAGGTAAGTGTGTGGTAAATTCTATTAGTCTAAAAGAAGGCGAAGCAGAATTTATACACCACGCAAAACTTATTAAACGTTATGGTGCAGCCGTAATTGTAATGGCCTTTGATGAGGTTGGTCAGGCAGATAATTACGAGCGTAGAATAGAAATAGCTAAACGATCTTATGACGTTCTAGTTAATAAAGTAAACTTTGCTCCAGAGGATATTATTTTTGACCTTAATATTTTTCCTGTTGCCACCGGTATGGATGAGCACAGACGCAACGCCATAGACTTTATAGAAGCTACGGCTTGGGTAAAAGAGAATTTGCCGCACTGTAGTGTAAGTGGTGGCGTTAGTAATGTGTCATTTTCTTTTAGAGGTAACAATCCTGTACGTGAGGCTATGCACTCGGTGTTTTTATACCACGCTATACAGGCAGGTATGAATATGGGAATTGTTAACCCTACTATGTTAGAGGTTTATGATGATATTCCTAAGGATTTATTAGAGCGTGTAGAGGATGTAATGTTAGACCGTAGAGATGATGCTACAGAGCGTTTGCTAGATTTTGCAGATACAGTAGTTGGCAAGGCAAAGGAAAGCACGGTAGATTTATCTTGGAGAGAAGAACCTATACAAAACCGTATAACCAGAGCTTTGGTAAAGGGTATAGACCAGTATATTGTAGAAGATGTAGAAGCAGCTAGGCAAAGTGTAGACAAACCTATTGAGGTTATAGAGGGTCATTTAATGACAGGGATGAACGTTGTTGGTGACTTGTTTGGTAGCGGAAAAATGTTTTTACCACAGGTTGTAAAGTCGGCACGAGTAATGAAAAAAGCGGTTGCTTACTTATTGCCTTACATAGAAGAGGAAAAGCTTAAAAATCCGCAAGAAGGAGGGTCTTCTTCAGCTGGAAAAATTTTAATGGCTACTGTAAAAGGAGATGTACATGATATAGGTAAAAATATTGTGGGTGTTGTTTTGGCTTGTAACAATTATGAGATTGTAGATTTAGGGGTAATGGTGCCGCCAGAAAAAATTATACAAGCAGCAAAAGAACATAATGTAGATGTTATTGGTTTAAGCGGGTTAATAACACCGTCTTTAGATGAAATGGTCTTTTTAGCAAAAGAAATGGAGCGCCAAAATTTTAGTGTACCATTGCTTATTGGAGGTGCAACTACAAGCAAAGCACATACTGCCGTAAAAATAGATCCGCAATATAAAAATGCTGTGGTATATGTTAATGATGCCTCTAGAGCAGTAACAGTTGTTGGTGATTTGTTGCAAAAAGAAACAGGAGAAAAATACAAAGAGACTATAAAACTAGATTACGAAGAGTTTAGAAAACAGTTTTTAAAGCGTACCAAACATAAAGAGTATTTGCCTATAGATGCAGCACGTAAAAACAAGTACAAAATAGATTGGAAAACATCAGAAATTATAAAGCCAAATACACTTGGAATACAAGTTATAGAGGAATATGATTTAAGTAAGTTGGTAGAGTTTATAGATTGGACTCCGTTTTTTAGAAGCTGGGAGTTGCACGGTAAATTTCCAGATATTTTAACCGATGAAATTGTAGGTACCCAAGCCACAGATTTATTTGCTGAAGCGCAAGAAATGCTCACAAAACTTATTGATGAAAAATTGCTTACTGCAAAAGCTATTTTTGGTTTGTTTAAGGCCAATACAATTAATGATGATGATATTGAATTAGACACACCAAACGGTAAACATACGTTTAGGACCTTACGTCAGCAATTAAAAAAGTATGCTGGTAAGCCAAACTTTGCATTGTCTGATTTTATTGCGCCAAAAGATGCTGGTGTAGATGATTATATGGGGTGTTTTTGTGTTAGTACAGGTTTTGGAGCAGAGGAAATTGCAGAGCAGTACCGTAAAGATTTAGACGATTACAATTCTATCATGGTAAAAGCTTTAGCAGATAGGCTAGCAGAGGCTTTTGCAGAATGCCTGCATAAAGACATTAGAACTACTCATTGGGGATATGCTAGTAATGAAACTTTAGATAACGAAGCTCTAATAAAAGAAGAGTATAAAGGTATTAGACCTGCACCAGGGTACCCTGCTTGTCCAGATCATTTAGAAAAACCTACTATTTGGGATATTTTAAAAGTAAAAGAAACTATTGGTGTAGAACTTACAGATAGTTTGGCAATGTGGCCAGCAGCATCGGTTTCTGGGTATTATTTTGCTAATCCAGATGCACGTTATTTTGGAGTAGGAAAAATAAAAGAAGATCAAGTTGAAGATTTTGCAACTAGAAAAAATATAGAGTTAGAGACGGCTTTAAAATGGCTTGCTCCAAATATTGCAGATGATTAA
- a CDS encoding homocysteine S-methyltransferase family protein codes for MKSIQDILKERVLVLDGAMGTMLQRYKFTEEDFRGERFADWEHPLQGNNDLLSLTQPEAIAEVHRKYFAAGADIVETNTFSGTTIAMADYFMEDLVYELNYESARIAKQVADEFTAKEPHKPRFVAGSIGPTNKTASMSPDVNDPGFRGVTFDELRIAYKLQVEALLDGGSDILLVETIFDTLNAKAALFAIEEVKEERNIDVPIMVSGTITDASGRTLSGQTAEAFLISISHISILTVGFNCALGANQLVPHLEVLAAKTSFGVSAHPNAGLPNAFGEYDETAEEMAAQIKEYLDKSLVNIVGGCCGTTPEHITAIANLAKDYKPRSISAETAS; via the coding sequence ATGAAAAGTATACAAGACATATTAAAAGAAAGAGTTTTAGTGCTAGACGGTGCAATGGGTACAATGTTACAGCGCTACAAATTCACAGAAGAAGATTTTAGAGGCGAGCGCTTTGCAGACTGGGAACACCCATTACAAGGTAATAACGATTTACTCTCCTTAACTCAACCAGAAGCTATAGCAGAAGTACACCGCAAATATTTTGCCGCTGGTGCAGATATTGTAGAAACCAACACTTTTTCTGGTACAACCATAGCAATGGCAGACTATTTTATGGAAGATTTAGTGTACGAGCTAAATTATGAGTCGGCACGTATTGCAAAGCAAGTAGCAGATGAGTTTACTGCAAAAGAACCACACAAACCAAGGTTTGTAGCGGGTAGTATAGGGCCTACAAATAAAACAGCAAGTATGTCTCCAGATGTTAACGACCCAGGTTTTAGAGGCGTTACTTTTGATGAGCTTAGAATAGCCTACAAACTACAAGTAGAAGCTTTACTAGATGGTGGCTCAGATATTTTGTTGGTAGAAACCATTTTTGATACTCTTAATGCAAAGGCTGCATTATTTGCTATAGAAGAAGTAAAAGAAGAACGCAATATAGATGTTCCTATAATGGTAAGTGGTACAATTACAGATGCTTCTGGCAGAACATTATCTGGACAAACAGCAGAAGCCTTTTTAATATCAATAAGTCATATTTCTATTTTAACTGTTGGTTTTAATTGTGCTTTAGGGGCAAACCAATTGGTGCCTCATTTAGAGGTTTTGGCAGCTAAAACAAGTTTTGGAGTATCAGCACATCCAAACGCAGGTTTGCCAAATGCCTTTGGAGAGTATGATGAGACTGCAGAGGAAATGGCTGCACAAATAAAAGAATATTTAGACAAGAGTTTGGTAAACATTGTTGGTGGTTGCTGCGGTACAACACCAGAACATATTACAGCAATTGCCAATTTAGCAAAAGATTACAAACCCAGAAGTATTTCTGCAGAAACGGCATCGTAA
- a CDS encoding NAD(P)/FAD-dependent oxidoreductase, which produces MIKTDILIIGAGPTGLFTVFEAGLLKLKCHLIDALPQPGGQCAEIYPKKPIYDIPAFPEILAGDLVTNLMEQIKSFEPGFTLAERADTLDKLDDGTFVVTTNKGTKHNAPVVVIAGGLGSFEPRKPQIENILNFEDKGVAYMIKDPEVYRDKKVVIAGGGDSALDWAIFLADIAAEVSLVHRRNEFRGALDSVEKASELAKAGKIKLFTEAQVTKLYGDDNLEAVVVKYNDEEKGESYVEVDNFIPLFGLSPKLGPIGNWGLEIEKNAIKVDNSYDYQTNIPGVYAIGDVNTYKGKLKLILSGFHEAAVMCQSAYQRINPGKRYVMKYTTVGGVEGFDGSKKEAKKEVVQSIS; this is translated from the coding sequence ATGATTAAGACAGATATATTAATTATTGGCGCAGGACCAACAGGATTGTTTACCGTTTTTGAGGCAGGTTTGTTAAAACTTAAATGCCATTTAATAGATGCATTGCCGCAACCAGGCGGACAGTGTGCAGAGATATATCCTAAAAAACCAATCTATGATATTCCTGCTTTTCCAGAAATTTTAGCAGGTGATTTGGTTACCAATCTAATGGAGCAAATAAAATCTTTTGAGCCTGGTTTTACATTAGCAGAAAGAGCAGATACTTTAGATAAGTTAGACGATGGTACTTTTGTAGTAACCACAAATAAAGGAACAAAGCATAATGCACCGGTAGTTGTAATTGCAGGTGGTTTAGGATCTTTTGAGCCTAGAAAACCGCAAATAGAGAACATTCTTAATTTTGAAGATAAAGGTGTTGCTTATATGATTAAAGATCCAGAAGTATACAGAGACAAAAAAGTTGTTATTGCTGGTGGTGGAGATTCTGCATTAGACTGGGCAATTTTCTTAGCAGACATAGCAGCAGAAGTATCTTTAGTACACCGTAGAAATGAGTTTAGAGGCGCTTTAGATTCTGTAGAAAAAGCATCAGAACTTGCAAAAGCAGGTAAAATAAAATTATTTACAGAGGCACAAGTAACCAAGCTATACGGAGACGATAATTTAGAGGCCGTAGTTGTAAAATATAACGACGAGGAAAAAGGAGAAAGCTACGTAGAAGTAGACAATTTTATTCCTTTATTTGGACTATCACCTAAATTAGGTCCAATAGGAAATTGGGGATTAGAAATAGAGAAAAATGCCATAAAAGTAGACAACTCTTACGACTACCAAACCAACATTCCTGGTGTATACGCAATTGGCGATGTTAACACCTATAAAGGAAAATTAAAACTAATTTTATCTGGTTTTCATGAAGCAGCCGTAATGTGTCAAAGTGCATACCAACGCATAAATCCAGGTAAACGTTATGTAATGAAATACACAACTGTAGGTGGTGTAGAAGGTTTTGATGGTTCTAAAAAAGAAGCCAAAAAAGAAGTTGTACAAAGCATTTCGTAA
- a CDS encoding precorrin-2 dehydrogenase/sirohydrochlorin ferrochelatase family protein has translation MERNNLYPVFLKTSQLHVLIVGGGNVAEEKLRFLTKSSPDAVVTMVSPWYAEKTLQLANKFNVTTITDVYNVSYLDGKHMVVATTDNVDVNVQVYKDCRAQFKLVNVADNPPYCDFYMGGIVTKGNVKIGISTNGKSPTTAKRLRQFFEDVIPEDISKMVQNLNDYRKTIKGDFEEKVDKMNQITSSLVDKKENN, from the coding sequence ATGGAACGTAACAATTTATATCCAGTTTTTTTAAAAACGTCTCAACTACACGTGCTAATAGTAGGTGGCGGTAATGTGGCAGAAGAAAAACTACGCTTTTTAACCAAGTCTAGTCCAGATGCTGTGGTAACAATGGTGTCTCCTTGGTATGCAGAAAAAACGTTACAACTGGCAAATAAATTTAATGTTACAACTATTACAGACGTGTACAATGTTAGTTATTTAGACGGCAAACATATGGTAGTAGCAACTACAGATAATGTAGATGTTAATGTGCAAGTGTATAAAGATTGTAGAGCACAATTTAAATTGGTAAACGTAGCAGATAATCCTCCGTATTGCGATTTTTATATGGGCGGAATTGTAACCAAAGGCAATGTAAAAATTGGTATTTCTACCAATGGTAAGTCGCCAACAACAGCAAAACGTTTGCGTCAGTTTTTTGAAGACGTAATACCAGAAGATATTAGTAAAATGGTTCAGAATTTAAACGATTACAGGAAAACCATAAAAGGAGATTTTGAAGAAAAAGTAGATAAAATGAATCAGATTACAAGTTCCTTAGTAGATAAAAAAGAAAATAATTAA
- the cobA gene encoding uroporphyrinogen-III C-methyltransferase, which translates to MANKQNTNGLLTVVGAGPGDAELITLKAIKALQNADVVLFDALVNKELLEYAVNAEQIFVGKRKGCYAYQQDQINELIVSRAKSHGNVVRLKGGDPFIFGRGSEEMEYAASLGVAVAMVPGISSSIAVPAFQNIPVTKRGASESFWVITGTTKNHKLSTDVHLAAKSSATVVILMGMGKLSEIVQLFQQQGKAETPVAIIQNGTTVNEKVGVGTISTIEKVVQENELSNPAIIVIGDVVRHRAQLHKVQQEVKAKEAAVN; encoded by the coding sequence ATGGCAAACAAACAAAATACAAACGGACTACTTACAGTAGTTGGTGCAGGTCCTGGAGATGCAGAGCTTATTACGCTAAAAGCCATAAAAGCATTGCAAAATGCAGATGTTGTTTTGTTTGATGCTTTGGTGAATAAAGAGTTGCTAGAGTATGCAGTAAATGCAGAGCAAATTTTTGTAGGTAAAAGAAAAGGGTGTTATGCGTACCAACAAGATCAAATTAACGAGCTTATTGTAAGTAGAGCAAAAAGTCACGGTAATGTAGTACGTTTAAAAGGTGGCGACCCATTTATTTTTGGTCGTGGCTCAGAAGAAATGGAATATGCCGCTAGTCTCGGTGTAGCTGTTGCTATGGTTCCAGGAATATCATCTTCAATAGCCGTACCAGCTTTTCAAAATATACCAGTAACAAAAAGGGGAGCTTCAGAGAGTTTTTGGGTTATAACTGGTACAACAAAAAACCATAAATTATCTACAGATGTACATTTGGCAGCAAAGTCTAGCGCAACAGTAGTAATTCTAATGGGTATGGGTAAATTATCAGAAATTGTACAACTGTTTCAACAACAAGGTAAAGCAGAAACACCCGTAGCTATTATACAAAACGGAACAACTGTTAACGAAAAAGTTGGCGTTGGTACCATATCAACCATAGAAAAAGTAGTGCAAGAAAATGAGTTGTCTAATCCTGCAATTATTGTAATTGGTGATGTTGTTAGGCATAGAGCGCAATTGCATAAAGTACAACAAGAAGTAAAAGCAAAAGAAGCAGCAGTAAATTAA